A DNA window from Kitasatospora atroaurantiaca contains the following coding sequences:
- a CDS encoding ArsR/SmtB family transcription factor, translating to MLTLEFSAQDLAMTRFACSPLWEVTNSVQVLKEPGEHAVHLPWVRQARARLEGVGIELLAQLVPVPTVYTPDFLTPIPLNFAPTVEEELERLLATGHHQVRADLDRISGELPPLVAEFRNRPAAGLDRLAAEVLAYWNAAIAPFWPRIQRLAEGEVLRRARQMSTGGPAALFADLHPAVSWERGTLRVAHRWFRAERQLDGERGLVLVPSSFAWPGIYSQTNPPHQPGLVYAPPGVATLWEHSTPVPDGLTAVLGRARALLLTELDAPASTTELALRTGLSTPNVSHHLSALSGAGLVTRHRAGRSVLYVRSAVAEALLAASAGT from the coding sequence GTGCTGACGCTGGAGTTCTCCGCCCAGGACCTGGCGATGACGCGCTTCGCCTGCTCGCCGCTGTGGGAAGTCACCAACAGCGTCCAGGTGTTGAAGGAGCCGGGCGAGCATGCGGTGCACCTGCCGTGGGTGCGGCAGGCGCGGGCCCGGCTCGAAGGGGTGGGCATCGAGCTGCTGGCGCAGTTGGTCCCGGTGCCCACCGTCTACACCCCGGACTTCCTCACGCCGATCCCGCTGAACTTCGCGCCGACCGTGGAGGAGGAGCTGGAGCGGCTGCTGGCCACCGGCCACCACCAGGTGCGGGCCGACCTCGACCGGATCAGCGGCGAACTCCCGCCGCTGGTCGCCGAGTTCAGGAACAGACCGGCGGCCGGGCTGGACCGGCTGGCGGCGGAGGTGCTGGCGTACTGGAATGCCGCGATCGCACCGTTCTGGCCGCGCATCCAACGGCTTGCCGAGGGCGAAGTACTGCGCCGCGCACGGCAGATGTCCACCGGCGGGCCGGCGGCCCTCTTCGCCGACCTGCACCCGGCGGTGAGCTGGGAACGCGGCACCCTCCGGGTGGCCCACCGCTGGTTCCGCGCCGAACGTCAACTGGACGGCGAACGCGGTCTCGTGCTGGTCCCCTCCTCCTTCGCCTGGCCCGGCATCTACTCCCAGACCAACCCCCCGCACCAGCCCGGCCTGGTCTACGCCCCACCCGGCGTCGCCACGCTCTGGGAACACTCCACCCCGGTCCCCGACGGCCTGACCGCCGTCCTCGGCCGTGCCCGCGCCCTGCTGCTCACCGAACTCGACGCCCCGGCCTCCACCACCGAACTCGCCCTGCGCACCGGCCTCTCCACCCCCAACGTCTCCCACCACCTCTCCGCCCTCAGCGGCGCCGGCCTGGTGACGCGCCATCGTGCGGGCCGTAGCG